From the Halalkalicoccus subterraneus genome, one window contains:
- a CDS encoding 50S ribosomal protein L18, whose protein sequence is MATGPRYKVPMRRRREVRTDYHQRLRLLKSDKPRLVARPSNKHIRAQLITTSPAGDETRASAHSSDLAEFGWEAPTGNLPAAYLTGLLLGSRAVDAGLTEAVLDIGLHTATPGNKVFAVQEGAIDAGLDIP, encoded by the coding sequence ATGGCGACAGGACCACGCTATAAGGTGCCCATGCGGCGCCGACGCGAAGTTCGAACCGATTACCACCAGAGGTTGCGCCTGCTGAAATCCGATAAGCCGCGGCTCGTTGCTCGTCCGAGCAACAAGCACATCAGGGCGCAGCTGATCACGACCAGCCCGGCGGGTGACGAGACCCGAGCGAGCGCGCATTCGAGCGACCTCGCGGAGTTCGGTTGGGAGGCACCGACGGGCAACCTGCCCGCCGCCTACCTCACCGGCCTGCTCCTCGGGTCGCGCGCGGTCGACGCCGGCCTCACCGAGGCCGTCCTCGACATCGGCCTGCACACGGCGACGCCCGGCAACAAGGTGTTCGCCGTTCAGGAGGGCGCGATCGACGCGGGGCTCGACATCCC
- a CDS encoding 50S ribosomal protein L19e: protein MSDLKAQKRLAADVLDVGKNRVWFDPESQGEIADAITREEIRELVDQGTIQSKEARSNSRGRARERQKKHAYGHGKGAGKRKGTAGARQNEKDQWKDQIRAQRRRLRELREEGEIDSTQYRELYNKSRGGEFRSVRYMMNYIDNQYGDE, encoded by the coding sequence ATGAGCGACCTGAAAGCACAGAAACGACTCGCGGCCGACGTGTTGGACGTCGGCAAGAACCGCGTCTGGTTCGACCCGGAATCTCAAGGCGAGATCGCCGACGCGATCACCCGAGAGGAGATCCGCGAACTGGTCGATCAGGGCACCATCCAGTCGAAAGAGGCCCGGAGCAACTCGCGCGGCCGCGCGCGCGAACGCCAGAAAAAGCACGCCTACGGCCACGGGAAGGGTGCCGGCAAGCGCAAAGGGACGGCCGGCGCGCGCCAGAACGAGAAGGACCAGTGGAAAGACCAGATCAGAGCACAGCGACGACGACTGCGCGAACTCCGCGAGGAGGGCGAGATCGACTCGACCCAGTACCGCGAACTGTACAACAAGTCCCGCGGCGGGGAGTTCCGCAGCGTCCGGTACATGATGAACTACATCGACAACCAGTACGGTGACGAATAA